A stretch of Sphingorhabdus sp. YGSMI21 DNA encodes these proteins:
- a CDS encoding GntR family transcriptional regulator: MSGQKSETPSKKKPRYLELADELREEVLRGDYPDPGDFPTESVLCKKFDVSRFTVREALRKLMSEGLISRKRGSGTIVQPATARAGALHQPLSNVGEIMQYARDTTISFERLPAQEIPVKIAEQIGITPKHKWFVFHGKRLKPGRKRPIAVTVAWINPDLADAVDRIDANGATLFGQIEEYAQVTVSRVTQDIQAIAATKKFAADLGLEEGDPILRILRCFFDENGRLFEISASYHPGERFAYAMHIEVD, encoded by the coding sequence ATGTCCGGACAGAAATCTGAAACTCCCAGCAAAAAGAAGCCGCGCTATCTCGAGCTTGCCGACGAGTTGCGCGAGGAAGTGCTGCGCGGCGATTATCCCGATCCCGGAGATTTCCCAACCGAATCGGTACTTTGCAAGAAATTTGATGTCAGCAGGTTCACGGTCCGCGAGGCCTTGCGCAAGCTCATGTCCGAGGGACTGATTTCCCGCAAGCGCGGATCGGGGACGATCGTTCAACCGGCGACCGCGCGGGCGGGCGCTCTTCACCAGCCGCTGAGCAACGTCGGCGAGATCATGCAATATGCGCGCGATACGACGATCAGTTTTGAGCGGCTGCCGGCGCAGGAAATTCCGGTCAAGATTGCCGAACAGATTGGCATCACGCCGAAGCACAAATGGTTTGTCTTCCATGGCAAGCGACTGAAGCCGGGGCGCAAACGCCCGATCGCGGTAACCGTTGCCTGGATCAATCCCGACCTTGCCGATGCCGTTGACAGGATTGACGCCAACGGAGCGACGCTCTTTGGCCAGATCGAGGAATATGCCCAGGTCACGGTCAGCCGGGTGACCCAGGATATCCAGGCGATCGCGGCGACCAAGAAATTCGCTGCGGATCTCGGGCTTGAGGAAGGGGATCCTATCCTGCGTATCCTGCGCTGTTTTTTCGACGAGAATGGCCGCTTGTTCGAAATTTCGGCCAGCTACCACCCCGGCGAACGCTTTGCCTATGCCATGCATATCGAGGTGGACTGA
- a CDS encoding MmgE/PrpD family protein: MSATGKIIAFAAADHGLPDSARTAALHFLSDTLAGGAAGAAADEARAMLGAVIGWGTGGEARLLGSGDRLPTPSAAWFNGFAIHCLEWDAVHEPAVVHALSVVTAALLASADRLQGCDPEDFLTALAVGVDIASGLGIAATGAMQFFRPATAGVIGAALAVARLESMPAERFPDILGLAYSQAAGTMQAHVEASVALPLQIANASRAAITAVDLAKAGMDGPHDALEGPFGYFALFEPGDLACYTDTIGSSWQIENVSVKPFPSGRASHGILGALDVMLRAGALDPSQVVAVDVAAPPLIHRLVGRPYRTDMSPSYARLCLPFLVPLMLRDRIIDPRCFTPAEFANPDLVKLGGKVVVRIDENPDHNALAPQRLTIGLADGSAVEQIITNNLGSPESPMSEAQTQSKRDLARSLANPGHDPRIFDDPLAYVTEPR, encoded by the coding sequence ATGAGCGCGACCGGGAAAATCATCGCCTTTGCGGCAGCCGACCATGGCTTGCCGGACTCCGCGAGAACAGCAGCGCTCCATTTTCTGAGCGATACATTGGCCGGCGGCGCGGCCGGTGCTGCTGCCGATGAAGCACGCGCCATGCTCGGCGCCGTCATCGGCTGGGGAACCGGCGGGGAAGCGCGGCTGCTGGGTTCGGGCGACCGTCTGCCCACGCCTTCGGCGGCCTGGTTCAACGGCTTTGCCATTCATTGCCTCGAGTGGGACGCGGTGCACGAACCGGCGGTGGTCCACGCACTTTCGGTGGTGACTGCCGCCTTGCTTGCTTCGGCGGACCGACTGCAAGGCTGTGATCCGGAAGATTTTCTCACGGCGCTCGCGGTGGGTGTCGATATCGCCAGCGGGCTAGGCATTGCCGCGACCGGTGCGATGCAGTTTTTCCGGCCCGCCACCGCCGGGGTGATCGGCGCGGCGCTGGCCGTGGCCCGTCTGGAATCTATGCCGGCAGAACGGTTCCCGGACATTCTCGGGCTCGCCTATTCGCAGGCCGCAGGCACGATGCAGGCGCATGTCGAAGCATCCGTCGCCCTGCCCCTGCAGATCGCCAATGCATCACGCGCCGCCATCACAGCCGTTGATCTGGCGAAAGCCGGCATGGACGGACCACATGATGCGCTGGAAGGCCCGTTCGGTTATTTCGCCTTGTTCGAGCCCGGTGATCTGGCGTGCTATACGGACACTATCGGCAGCAGCTGGCAGATCGAGAATGTCAGCGTGAAGCCCTTTCCGTCGGGCCGGGCCAGCCATGGCATATTGGGTGCGCTCGACGTCATGCTGCGCGCGGGCGCGCTGGATCCATCGCAGGTTGTCGCCGTCGACGTCGCGGCGCCGCCGCTGATCCACCGTCTGGTCGGACGCCCCTACAGAACGGACATGAGCCCCAGCTATGCGCGACTGTGCCTGCCGTTCCTGGTGCCGCTGATGCTGCGCGACCGGATCATTGATCCGCGCTGTTTCACACCAGCAGAATTTGCCAATCCCGATCTGGTGAAACTGGGTGGAAAAGTGGTGGTGCGGATTGACGAGAATCCCGACCATAATGCGCTGGCGCCGCAACGCCTGACCATCGGCCTGGCCGACGGCAGCGCAGTCGAGCAGATCATCACCAATAATCTGGGCAGCCCCGAGTCACCCATGTCCGAAGCGCAAACGCAGTCCAAGCGTGATCTGGCCCGCAGCCTCGCCAACCCCGGCCACGACCCCCGAATTTTTGACGATCCTCTAGCCTATGTGACGGAGCCCCGATGA
- a CDS encoding CoA transferase, with amino-acid sequence MSVKQPLKGFRVLSAEQYGAGPYGTMFLAQLGADVIKIEPPRGGDTARHVGPHWLREQESLYFQSFNLNKRSLTLDLRSDEGIEILHKLVGNSHVMANNLRGDVPAKIGLDYEALKTVNPAIVCAHVSAYGRDNERAKWPGYDYLMQAEAGFCALTGEPDGPPVRFGLSMVDFMSGTQMAVGLLAALLDAQRSGEGCDVDVDLLSAAIHQTSYPALWYMNEGDVTTRAPRGAHPSATPSQMFKAADGWMFVMAQLPKFWTILCERIGQQALMTDPRFDTPANRLTNRTELSAVLDGIFSTRPIAHWMELLQGEMPVSPVYELDQALDNPWLETIGMRDTISHPDKPEMDVLSSPIKLNGQRLPNRAGPLLGADNDSILGEIGYDPDAIAALRAGGVI; translated from the coding sequence ATGAGCGTAAAACAACCTCTCAAAGGCTTTCGTGTCCTCTCGGCCGAGCAATATGGTGCGGGCCCCTATGGCACGATGTTTCTTGCCCAGCTCGGCGCCGACGTCATCAAGATCGAACCGCCCAGGGGCGGCGACACGGCACGGCACGTCGGCCCGCATTGGTTGCGCGAGCAGGAAAGCCTCTATTTCCAGAGCTTCAATCTCAACAAGCGCTCGCTCACTCTGGATCTTCGTTCGGACGAGGGCATCGAAATCCTGCACAAGCTGGTCGGCAATTCGCATGTCATGGCGAATAATTTGCGCGGCGATGTGCCGGCGAAAATCGGCCTCGACTACGAGGCCCTCAAGACAGTCAATCCAGCCATCGTCTGCGCCCATGTCTCGGCTTATGGTCGCGACAACGAACGGGCAAAATGGCCGGGCTATGATTATCTGATGCAGGCCGAGGCCGGTTTCTGCGCCTTGACCGGGGAACCCGACGGACCGCCGGTCCGCTTCGGCCTGTCGATGGTCGACTTCATGTCCGGCACGCAAATGGCGGTCGGCCTGCTCGCCGCCCTGCTCGATGCCCAGCGGTCGGGCGAGGGTTGCGACGTCGATGTCGACCTGCTTTCCGCTGCCATCCACCAGACCAGCTATCCGGCGCTCTGGTATATGAATGAGGGCGATGTGACCACGCGCGCACCCCGTGGCGCCCATCCCTCGGCCACGCCGAGCCAGATGTTCAAGGCTGCTGACGGTTGGATGTTCGTGATGGCGCAACTGCCGAAATTCTGGACGATATTGTGCGAACGCATCGGCCAGCAGGCTCTGATGACCGATCCCCGCTTCGATACACCGGCCAATCGCCTGACCAATCGCACCGAATTGTCAGCCGTGCTGGACGGGATTTTCTCGACCCGGCCGATCGCGCACTGGATGGAGCTGCTGCAAGGGGAAATGCCGGTCTCGCCGGTATATGAACTCGATCAGGCGCTGGACAATCCCTGGCTCGAAACCATCGGCATGCGCGACACCATCAGCCATCCCGACAAGCCGGAAATGGATGTCCTGTCCAGCCCGATCAAGCTGAACGGCCAGCGTCTGCCGAACAGGGCGGGGCCCCTGCTGGGTGCGGACAATGACAGTATATTGGGCGAAATCGGCTATGATCCAGATGCCATTGCCGCGCTTCGTGCCGGCGGGGTGATCTGA
- a CDS encoding MaoC family dehydratase, which translates to MRDGVIEVSPGRFRETFGRYFEDFAVGHIYEHRPGRTITDTDNVHFTLLTMNTHPAHFDYEFAKKTEFKKPLVCSPLTVALMVGMSVSDTSQKAVANLGWDKIRLTHPLFPGDTLYAESEVLDKRESSSRPEQGIVTVKTIGKNQDGDVVCTFERTMLIWKRGFGGADD; encoded by the coding sequence ATGCGTGATGGAGTTATTGAAGTCAGTCCGGGACGTTTCCGCGAGACATTTGGCCGCTATTTCGAGGATTTTGCCGTTGGTCATATCTACGAGCATCGCCCCGGCCGGACGATTACCGACACCGACAACGTGCATTTCACGCTGCTTACAATGAACACCCACCCGGCGCATTTCGATTATGAATTCGCCAAGAAGACCGAGTTCAAGAAACCGCTGGTCTGCTCGCCGCTGACGGTCGCGCTGATGGTCGGAATGAGCGTTTCGGACACCAGCCAGAAGGCGGTGGCCAATCTTGGCTGGGACAAGATCCGTCTCACCCATCCTCTGTTCCCGGGCGACACGCTTTATGCAGAGAGCGAAGTGCTCGACAAGCGCGAGTCCTCCTCGCGCCCCGAGCAAGGCATTGTCACGGTCAAGACGATCGGCAAGAACCAGGATGGCGATGTGGTTTGCACATTCGAACGCACCATGCTGATCTGGAAGCGCGGTTTCGGCGGCGCAGACGACTAG
- a CDS encoding CoA transferase: protein MGKLSGINVVDLSLFLPGPMLSMMMADHGAEVIKVEPPTGDPAREMAPVEAGQSVWFRNLNRGKQALALDLKSDEGRERLWALLAEADVMIEGFRPGVMKRLGFDYDAVAARNPGIVYCSISAFGQEGEMAHHPAHDLAVQALSGFLSVNDGPDGMPVVPGVPSADMAAGLNGLSAVLMALIGREQSGRGDYVDIAMYDSMLPWCAHIAGSAIQGGTSPKSQTQRSLGGAAFYNVYQTMDGKHVVLGAREIKFAKVLLTALDRLDLLPLAEREAGEAQRPLIDFLRQTFATKSRDQWVEWFADKDVAFSPVLDFREALDQDFVKEKGLLVEADGWHQIGPSFRFKSEEEWQASDAPELRK, encoded by the coding sequence ATGGGAAAATTGTCCGGCATAAATGTTGTTGATCTGTCGCTGTTCCTGCCCGGTCCGATGCTGTCGATGATGATGGCCGACCATGGTGCAGAGGTTATCAAGGTCGAGCCGCCGACCGGCGACCCGGCGAGGGAAATGGCTCCGGTCGAAGCGGGCCAGTCGGTCTGGTTTCGCAATCTCAATCGCGGCAAGCAGGCGCTGGCCCTTGATCTGAAATCCGACGAAGGCCGCGAGCGGCTATGGGCCCTGCTCGCCGAAGCCGATGTGATGATCGAGGGTTTTCGCCCCGGCGTGATGAAACGTCTGGGGTTCGATTATGACGCGGTTGCCGCCCGGAACCCCGGGATTGTCTATTGTTCGATTTCCGCCTTTGGCCAGGAAGGCGAGATGGCGCATCATCCCGCGCATGATCTGGCGGTCCAGGCCCTGTCGGGCTTCCTGTCGGTCAACGACGGTCCCGACGGCATGCCGGTTGTACCGGGCGTACCCTCCGCGGATATGGCAGCCGGGCTCAATGGGCTGTCCGCCGTGCTAATGGCGCTGATCGGTCGCGAGCAGAGCGGACGTGGCGATTATGTCGATATTGCCATGTATGACTCGATGCTGCCGTGGTGCGCCCATATTGCCGGCAGCGCCATACAAGGCGGAACATCGCCGAAATCACAGACGCAACGGTCGCTAGGCGGAGCCGCTTTCTACAATGTCTACCAGACCATGGATGGAAAGCATGTCGTTCTCGGTGCCCGCGAAATCAAATTCGCGAAAGTGCTGCTGACCGCTCTCGACCGGCTCGATCTGCTGCCGCTGGCGGAGCGGGAAGCCGGAGAAGCGCAACGGCCGCTGATCGATTTCCTGCGCCAGACCTTTGCCACGAAGAGCCGCGATCAATGGGTAGAATGGTTTGCCGACAAGGATGTCGCATTTTCCCCCGTGCTCGATTTCCGCGAGGCGCTGGACCAGGATTTTGTAAAGGAAAAGGGGTTGCTCGTCGAAGCCGATGGCTGGCACCAGATCGGTCCTTCTTTCCGTTTCAAGTCGGAAGAGGAATGGCAGGCTTCCGACGCACCGGAACTGCGCAAATGA
- a CDS encoding acyl-CoA dehydrogenase family protein, with the protein MASAVNMNQIRTIDPDDERAFMDAIEKWVEGEVKPVVMEHDHGDIWPEKLVVQMAEMGLFGATIGEEYGGLGLPATTYAKIIAYVSSYWMAITGIVNSHLIMAAAVERFGTEEQKSKWLPKFASGEIRGGLALTEPNAGTDLQAIRTVATRDGDDYVINGTKTWISNGIKGECFALLVKTNPKAEPRYQGMSLMIAPKGEGFTVGKKFDKLGYKAIDSAELMFDNYRIPAENLIGGVEGQGFFQATGGLELGRINVAARGVGLADGALRLATEYAQLRETMGKPICEHQAIQLKLGEMVTRARAARLLTLDAAKIYDRGERCDMEAGMAKYFASEAAVRNSEEGLRIHGGYGYSKEYDIERYYRDSILMCIGEGTNEMQRMIISKQWVKRNPA; encoded by the coding sequence ATGGCGAGTGCCGTGAATATGAACCAGATCAGGACGATAGACCCCGACGACGAACGCGCCTTCATGGATGCGATTGAGAAATGGGTCGAAGGTGAAGTCAAGCCAGTGGTGATGGAACATGACCATGGAGACATCTGGCCCGAGAAACTGGTCGTCCAGATGGCGGAAATGGGACTGTTTGGTGCGACCATCGGCGAAGAATATGGCGGCCTGGGTCTGCCCGCGACCACCTATGCGAAAATCATCGCATATGTTTCGTCCTACTGGATGGCGATCACCGGAATCGTGAACTCGCATCTGATCATGGCCGCGGCAGTCGAACGGTTCGGTACCGAGGAGCAAAAGTCGAAATGGCTGCCGAAATTCGCCAGCGGGGAAATCCGCGGCGGGCTGGCCCTCACCGAGCCCAACGCCGGCACCGACCTGCAGGCCATCCGGACGGTCGCGACGCGGGACGGAGACGATTATGTCATCAATGGCACCAAGACCTGGATTTCCAACGGGATCAAGGGCGAGTGCTTTGCCCTGCTGGTCAAGACCAATCCCAAGGCGGAACCGCGCTATCAGGGCATGAGCCTGATGATCGCGCCGAAGGGCGAAGGCTTCACCGTCGGCAAGAAATTCGACAAGCTGGGATATAAGGCGATCGACAGCGCCGAATTGATGTTCGACAATTATCGCATCCCGGCAGAAAACCTGATCGGTGGCGTCGAAGGCCAGGGCTTTTTCCAGGCAACCGGCGGTCTCGAACTGGGCCGGATCAACGTGGCGGCGCGCGGCGTCGGCCTCGCCGACGGAGCGCTGCGGCTGGCAACCGAATATGCCCAGCTGCGCGAAACCATGGGCAAGCCGATCTGCGAGCATCAGGCGATCCAGTTGAAGCTCGGGGAAATGGTTACCCGCGCCCGCGCTGCACGGCTGCTGACGCTGGACGCTGCGAAAATCTATGATCGTGGAGAACGGTGCGATATGGAAGCCGGCATGGCGAAATATTTCGCATCCGAGGCCGCGGTCAGAAATTCCGAAGAAGGCCTGCGCATCCATGGCGGCTATGGCTATTCGAAAGAATATGACATTGAACGCTATTATCGCGATTCCATCCTGATGTGTATTGGCGAGGGAACCAACGAAATGCAGCGGATGATTATCTCGAAACAATGGGTAAAAAGGAATCCGGCTTGA
- a CDS encoding MmgE/PrpD family protein, which translates to MTQESLTEKLATHLMRPVDEATRQRARLHLLDWLGCVAGARRSRVAECVISQGIETYALATASWLGNVMEMDDVHRASILHPGPVIWPCILHNDADDFDHMLDAAIIGYEAVITVGETFDDAHYGFYHNTATAGVFGATAAFWPFPDDDHDQKQTEDNLQKLVSAFGLAGTSSSGLWQMRHEDSDAKQWHIARAVKTGLDASVVAFKGIKGPRFILEGPQGLYAATCKNPKPMTFPDQWRIHEVSFKPWGACRHAHPAIDAALELKARLGALEEEILVETYADAVAFCDRPDPQTVHDAKFSIQHAVAIVATRDVPQLADFEPEAIAALADARGRVTVSEASDITSRYPEHYGARIHCAGETVELVDTRGDPERPLSKDGIVEKARALIAWGGLPEAEADRAVDLALNGKDAGAINRMLTDWLS; encoded by the coding sequence ATGACGCAAGAGAGCCTGACCGAGAAACTCGCAACCCATTTGATGCGACCTGTCGACGAAGCGACAAGACAGCGGGCAAGATTGCATTTGCTCGACTGGCTGGGTTGCGTTGCAGGCGCGCGGCGGAGTCGGGTTGCCGAGTGTGTCATCTCGCAAGGGATAGAAACATATGCTCTCGCCACCGCGTCCTGGCTCGGCAATGTCATGGAGATGGATGATGTCCATCGCGCATCAATCTTGCACCCTGGACCAGTGATCTGGCCATGCATTCTGCACAATGACGCAGATGATTTCGACCATATGCTCGATGCCGCGATAATCGGATACGAAGCTGTAATTACGGTTGGGGAAACTTTCGACGACGCACATTACGGTTTTTACCACAACACCGCGACGGCTGGCGTTTTCGGGGCAACGGCAGCCTTTTGGCCATTCCCGGACGATGACCATGATCAGAAGCAGACCGAAGACAATTTGCAAAAGCTCGTCTCCGCGTTCGGTCTGGCGGGAACCTCGAGTTCCGGACTGTGGCAAATGCGACACGAAGATAGCGATGCGAAACAATGGCATATCGCCCGGGCCGTCAAGACGGGTCTGGATGCTTCTGTTGTCGCGTTCAAGGGCATAAAGGGGCCGCGCTTCATATTGGAAGGACCACAAGGTCTCTACGCCGCCACCTGCAAAAATCCCAAGCCGATGACCTTCCCCGACCAATGGCGGATTCACGAGGTCAGCTTCAAGCCCTGGGGCGCCTGTCGCCATGCCCATCCGGCGATTGACGCCGCGCTGGAACTCAAGGCCAGGCTCGGCGCGCTGGAGGAAGAAATACTGGTCGAAACCTATGCCGATGCAGTCGCCTTTTGCGATCGGCCGGATCCGCAGACGGTCCATGACGCCAAATTCTCGATCCAGCACGCGGTGGCCATCGTCGCCACAAGAGATGTGCCGCAGCTCGCCGATTTCGAGCCGGAAGCGATAGCCGCGCTGGCCGATGCCCGGGGCCGGGTCACCGTGTCCGAAGCATCGGATATCACCAGCCGCTATCCCGAACATTATGGTGCGCGGATCCATTGCGCCGGCGAGACGGTCGAGCTGGTCGATACGCGAGGCGATCCGGAACGGCCGCTGTCAAAAGACGGCATAGTCGAAAAGGCGCGCGCGCTGATCGCCTGGGGAGGATTGCCCGAAGCGGAAGCGGACCGCGCGGTTGATCTGGCGCTCAACGGTAAAGACGCAGGAGCAATAAACCGGATGCTGACGGACTGGCTGTCATGA